A window of Bacillota bacterium genomic DNA:
CGTGCCATCCAGAGGGAATTCGGGCTCCCGGTATTTGACTACTACACCCTGATCCGATTCGTGTTCGAAGCAGTTTGCCACCGGTCGTGGGAGAACATCACGGCCTGATCCGGTGCTCCTTGCCCAGGTCATCCCCTCTCGCTTGCGTGGTTCTCGTGGTCCCTGCAAGCCAGGTTACGGGGGAGGCTACGTGGAGTTGGTCCCGATGTAATGCGGGGTCCGTTTCACCGCTTCGCAGCTCATCATGCATTTGGCGGCACTCCGCAAGGGTGCGTTATCGTCTTCGCAGTGCCCGCCGTTGTTGACGGATGCGGGTTGTTTTCAGTGAGATACGATAGCCGGAGGTGGGGCAAGTGCTAATCGTCGGAGAAAGGATCAACACCAGCAGAAAAGGGATGACTGCTGTGGTCGCCCGGCGGGATGCCGGGGCTGTGGTCCGGGAGGCTGCCCGGCAACGAGAGGCCGGGGCCGACTTCATCGACGTGAACGCGGGAACGTTGCTTGCGGATGAGCCGGAGGCGCTCCGCTGGCTGGTGACCACCATCCAGGGGGCACTCGACGTGCCGCTCTGTGTGGACAGCCCCAACCCGGCGGCCATGGTAGCCGCCCTTGAGGTGCACCAGGGCAAGGCGCTGCTTAACTCCATAACCGCCGAGCGGGAACGCTTCCGTGCGGTGCTCCCACTGGTGAAGCGGTACGGGTGCGGGGTGGTGGCGCTTTGTCTGGACGATTCCGGCATGCCGTCTTCGGCTGAGGAGGCGGTGCAAAAGGGCAGCCGGCTGGTGGAGGACCTGATGGAGGCAGGGGTTCCTGCTGAGGACATTTACGTGGATCCCCTAGTGCGCCCGGTGAGCACCGATTACCGGGCCGGGGTGGCAGTGTTGGAGGCAATCCGCGTCCTGCGGGAGAAATACCCGGGTGTGCACACCATTTGCGGCCTGAGCAACGTCTCCTTCGGGCTGCCCCAGCGCCGGCTGCTGAATCCGGCCTTCCTGGTAGCCGCCATGTCTGCCGGACTTGATGCGGTGATCCTTGACCCGCTGGATGCCAGGTTGATGGCCCTCCTGCGAGCGGCTGAGGTGGTGCTGGGCCGGGACGAGTACTGTGGGCGGTACCTACAGGCCTACCGTGAGGGCAGGCTCGCAGAAAGCTGAACTGACTGGTGACGCAGGCAGTCGTACCCGCGTCTTGATTTATCCCGCCTTGCCCGGTGGCGCTGGGTACCCGGAGCCACGGTTGTTGGACGGATGCTGGGGGCTGGGCGACTGGGGGGTGTAGTCTGGGCATAGCATTCTCCGCTCCGGAGAGCTGGTATCCAAGAGTTCTGTTGGGATAACAAGGGCTTGGGGGATGCTATAAGGCTGTATTGGTGCAGTCTCGGCGTGAGGAGGGGATGCCATTATGACGACCATCCGTGCTCCACGAGGCAATCACATCTCATGCAAGGGATGGCCGCAGGAAGCCGCCCTCCGGATGCTGATGAACAACCTGGACCCGGAGGTGGCCGAGAAACCCGAGGAACTGATCGTGTACGGTGGCACCGGCAAGGCGGCGCGAAACTGGGAATGCTTCGATGCCATTGTACGGACGTTGCGGGAATTGGAGAACGACGAGACATTGCTGGTGCAATCGGGTAAGCCCGTGGCGGTCTTCAACACCCACCCCATGGCCCCCCGCGTGCTCATCTCCAACGCCATGCTGGTCCCGGCCTGGGCCACCTGGGATAACTTCTGGCAGCTAGAAGCGCGGGGCCTGACCATGTACGGTCAGATGACCGCGGGGAGCTGGATATACATCGGCGCCCAGGGGATCATCCAGGGTACCTACGAGACCCTGGCCCAGGTGGCGCGCCAGCACTTCGGGGCAAGCCTGAAGGGGCGTTTCGTGCTCACGGCCGGCCTGGGTGGCATGGGGGGTGCCCAGCCCCTGGCCATCACCATGAACGGGGGCGCGGGCCTCATCGTTGAGGTGGACCCCGCCCGCATCAAGCGCCGCCTGGACAAGGGGCTGGTGGACCGGGCGGTCACCTCTCTCGATGAAGCCCTCGACATCGTGCTGCGTGCTCGTGACGCCGGGGAGGCTGTGTCCGTGGCCCTGCTGGGCAACGCGGCCGAAGCGCACCCT
This region includes:
- a CDS encoding methyltetrahydrofolate cobalamin methyltransferase; this encodes MLIVGERINTSRKGMTAVVARRDAGAVVREAARQREAGADFIDVNAGTLLADEPEALRWLVTTIQGALDVPLCVDSPNPAAMVAALEVHQGKALLNSITAERERFRAVLPLVKRYGCGVVALCLDDSGMPSSAEEAVQKGSRLVEDLMEAGVPAEDIYVDPLVRPVSTDYRAGVAVLEAIRVLREKYPGVHTICGLSNVSFGLPQRRLLNPAFLVAAMSAGLDAVILDPLDARLMALLRAAEVVLGRDEYCGRYLQAYREGRLAES